A region of the Zonotrichia leucophrys gambelii isolate GWCS_2022_RI chromosome 14, RI_Zleu_2.0, whole genome shotgun sequence genome:
TTTTTGTTACATTATATTGTAAATGCtttaaagtaaattatttaaaattactctTTGTGGGTAttataatgtatttttcatagttttatttttctaaagtttGGAAAtttagtgtatttttatttgtaagtctttcttttgaaatttgtttttagTTCTATTTCTCTTAACAATGTTTCTTATTCTATGGTATTTTTAAGCTCATGTCTCTTATCTTGTCACTgtgttattttctgaaaaatccctttgccaggatttcttctcctgggaagatgagaagcctcagcttctccatgttttgctgctctggaatgtggtctggagattgtttatccacacatgtgaattgtttttaattaatgaccaatcacagccagctgtgctggactctgaggagtcagtcactgggtttttttattaattcttgTTAAATCTTCTGAtgtattctttctctttctttagtatagttttagtatagcatgatatgatatatgatgTGATATGATGTgagatgtgatgtgatgtgatataatataatataatataatataatataatataatataatataatataatataatatatcagccttctgagaacatggaggcaaattctcatctctcatcctcatcctggggacctcacacCACGACACTTATCTTAAGGTGTATATTATGTGAGCTTTGTGTCAGGCCttgagaatttttaaaaatttagttttcacagatttatttttgacATTTCCCCCTGTCTCTTGGCCAGAGGCACACGAGGAATGGCTggccaggagctgagcccacCTTGTACTTGTCATAGATGGCCTCTCTGCGGGCTGGGTCGTCGGGGTGCAGCGCGGGGTCGCGCCGGGCCAGGCGCAGCAGCATCGTCCTCTTCAGGTCCATGCCCAGCTTGGAGCACATGTCAGCCCTGGGAGTCTGCAAAGGTGTCACACAGCTGTCTGCCCCTCTGCCTGGGGGGAAACCCTCTTGGAACAGTTTGCTGTTACACAGGACTCTGTTGGTCTTCAGGACACTGCCAGCtcacccacagccagcacaggctcTCAGGACACACGTGGGCAAAGATCTGTTGGATTTGTTCTGACAATCTCATCACAGCTCTGAGTTTTTGTATCAAGGGCTGCAGTCAAGAGGGAATTGAAGGCTGGGAGCATTAGAGCTGTGCTAaagcactgacagcagcagttgttcagcctggagggagGACATTGAGGGCAGAGCTCgggggggctgcagctcctcctgaggggcagctctgggacagggaatggctggagctgtgccagggcagggtcaggctggattttgggaaagattcttcccccagagggtgctggcactgcccagggatgcccaggcaatgggcacagccccgaggctgccacagctccaggagagcttggGCAgtgctcaggcacagggtgggagtGTTGgggggtctgtgcagggccaggagctgccctgacTGATCCCTGGGGGTCTATTCCAACCTGGGATTGTCTGTGCACAATTCCAGGACTCGGTGCCTGCCAGCTGAGGCTGAgggcactgcgggcacagcccgggAGATGTAGAAATCGGTACCTTGAGGATGTACAAGTCGGTACCCTGAGGATATAGAAATCGGTACCTTGAGGATGTAGAAGTCGGTACCCTGAGGATATAGAAATCGGTACCTTGAGGATGTAGAAGTCGAAGCCGAAGGCGGCGTCGATGAGGTCGAGCGTGCGCATGGTGACGGTGATGGTCAGCGTGGCGTCCAGGATCTCACTGTAGAACTGCCGCTTGAACAGCTGCGGCTTCCACGTCTTGGGCAGCCTGGTGGAGAGCTGGGCACGGCGCGGCCGTCAGGGGCTGTCCCGGGGGAGCCCCGGTGgcaccggcccggcccgggaAGGGCGCAGCGCTCACCTTGTCGTTGCGCGCGTAGCGGAAGCCGCGCACCCATCCCTCGCCGCCCCAGAGCCCCTCGTTGGCGGCGGGCGGGAAGTACACGGGCACCGGCACGTCCTGCACGCGCTCGCGCTGCCCGGTGCGCGGGTTCCGCCGGTAGCGCAGCCCGTGCGGCTCCCAGTGCACCGGCGTGGGCGGCGTGTCGTCCTGCAGCGAGGCCAGGTAGTGCTGCGGCAGGCGGGCGCAGATGCCCTCCCGCATCCGCATGGCGGCCCAGAGCCGCGGCGGGAAGCGGTGCAGCGGCATCGCTCCGGCCCCGGGCCTGCGTGCACGGCCGCGCCGCCAATTCCGCTTCCGCCGCTCCTTGGCTGGGGCGGACGGAGCGCGACGGCGGCCGGGAGgggccgcgccgcgcccgcgTTTCGCCCCGGCCAGCCCTGAGGGCGGTCCCGGCTCCTCCCGGCGGGGCCCGAACAGGGATGGAACCGCTGGAATTCCATCTCAATGGAGTCGGGGGCACGGCTGGAGCCGCGCCAGGGCAGggttaggttggatatcagggaaaggttcttcccccagaggtgctggcactgcccaggctccccagggaatgggcacagccccgaggctgccagagctccagggagaTTTGTGCGatgctcaggcacagggtggggttgttggggggtctgtgcagggccagggtgggactggatgatcctgagggtcccttcccactcaggatACCCCGTGATCCCGTGAGGAAGAACAGACGGAGTGTGCCGAGCCCCGGAGCAGCcgagcagggcagccctgggccagcccaCAGCCCCCCTGGACACGGCCCTGGGGcttccaggtgaccctgcctgggcaaGGGGTTGCAGGAGATGCaccccttcttcttcttcttctaccccttcttcttcttcttcttccaccCCTGTGGTTGTGTGATTGCAGCCACCACCATCTGCCCGCAAATACCGTCACctttattaaattataaaactgTAAGCTTTAAAATTTACTGTATAAAATAATCACAGGTattaacagcaaagaaaaaaaataacctttttttcttttttttttttttcccagacgCAGGAATTTGCTCAGATTTTACCCAAAATAATTAaccctccctcctgcaggcaCCAAGGCCGGGTCAGCAGGGAGGGGGCAAAGCAAAAAATGAAtgatacataaaataaaaataaaataaacaatcatGTCAGCGAGATTTCTTGCCTCAAAGCTTCTCctgcttccagcacagaaatccctGAAGGGAAAGGCCCGATGAGGAATTATTGCTTTCTATGATAACCGGCAATACCCGGCCATGTCAGTGGCATCAGGTCACACTGGTGGCACCTGGGCAGCACCTGAGTCACACCAACAGCACCTGGGTCACACTGGAAGCACTCAGGTCACCTTGGCAGTACCCAGGTGACACCAGTGGCACCCAAGTCACACTGGCAGCAGTCAGGTCACCCTGGTGGCACCCAGGTCCCACTGGCAGCACCTGGGTTATGCTGGCAGTACCCAGACCAGTCTGGTGGCCACTGGTGGCCTGGCATGGACGGCACGGCTGTGAAGGAGCAGTGATCCCCTGCCACAGTGCTGGGGCCTCAGCACCGCTGTGCAAACAGAGACAGGGGACAAAAAAAGTGCCTAAAAGTGGTAAAAGTTGGAGGAAGCCCTGAGGGCCCCGTGTCCCCCTTCCCAGCGTGCTGCCCTGgatggcagcagcacaaggacaggcaggggacacGGGTGGCAGGGGGATGACACTGCTGGGTGTGGACAAGTGTCCCTCACTTGTCCTGAGCCTGCTTAAAAAGGGGGACTTTGCAGAGgaaggggaggcagagggatAAAgtgcacagctgagctgggtgctcttcaaagcagagaaagaacCCCGAGGAGGCAAATCCTTCATTAACAGCTCTCTCCTCCCCAAAGCCACCTGAGgaggggctccagcagcacacaccAGGCTGACACAGCTGCAAGGATGGAGTTGAGCCCTTATCTGTAGAAGAAGGATGGGCAAAGACAGCTTCCCTGGTTGCCAAGTTCTGCCCTTGCTTTCTGCGTGCCCTGGAGTAAGGCTAAGGTGGGACACGCTGCAAAGGAGACCTGGCCACCCGGGGAGCCCCTGGTGatgctcctggctgggctggggctgcagaggcctcagagcctgcagcacatccaggctctggggcacagcaggctggaggagcagctcaggcaccACCCCAACCACCTGTGCTGCCCCAGAGAGAGCCCTGCCCACgccaaaccccccaaaaaaggaaCACAGTGAATCCCTGAACACCATCAGCCTGGCTCCTCCCAGAGCTGAAGTTAAACTCAGACTaaaccctgcactgctgtgggtgtcacgtgctgctgctgctgtctcctgcatGTCCCCACGTGGGGTTTTTCACATTCCTGCCAGGTCTGATCCTGAATCCAGGGCCCAAGTCCCAGCCTCATTCTTCCCCCACAGAATCAGGACCAGgtaagagcagcagcacctgtttGAGAGGGAGAGAGGCCCCAGACCCCCAGGGAGATGGCAGCCAAGGGCCCAGCACGTGCTGGGATCAGCTCCCGCTCTCCCTCCCCATCAGCACCAAGGGCACTCGGCAGCATTTGCTCCCCAGAGCAGAAGAAACTTCTGTTCTTCTCTTGGGTTcaagtgctggctgcaggatggCAGGGGTGTCCCCCATCCTCTGCCAGGACGGGGTGCAGAGAAGAGCCCAGCAGCCAAAGCCTTGGCTCCAGCTCAGTGTGGGCTAAGCCCAAGCCTTGTggatgcagcagcaggggaagaaGGGTTGGCCATCTCCCCCAGGGCTATGGGGAAGTGGGGAACAAGCTATTCCTTGATCTGGAACCACAAAGAGCCTGCCCCACcccagcagaaaagcagaggtgGCCTCAAGCTTGCCTCCACAAGACCAGCCCAGACCATCTTCACCTTTAAACCCAGTCCACGCTGCGCCCTCCTGCCCAGGGGACGAGCCCATGAGAGGAGTGACAAcgtgccaggggcaggagcagcctccccatccctgcagccaggccaggccaggtcAGGTCACAGCATAGAGCTCCTCACGGTCGTTCTGGCAGATCTGATAGCGACACGTGAGCTTCTGGGGCCAGGCCCAGGGCTTCTTATGCTTGTCCcgaggagggagcaggaaagCCACGCTGCAGGCCACCAGCACATGCCAGATGCTGTGGGTGTAGTAGTAGTTCTCATTGGTTTCCATGAAGGCGTACACTGAGATGGCAATGAAAGCCAAGGTGATCCCTGGGAGGAGGTAGAAAACCCAGCGCTTCCACGAGGAGGGGTAGCAGTGCCTGCGCTTTGCTCCGTGGTGAACCTGGGGGGTCAGAGCACACTCTGGGGGTTCAGCAGCCCAGCAGATGTGGGGAAGGGGGTAAACAGACCCCAGAGCATCTGCCAGCCTCCCAGGGTGTGGtgtcatattttatttttatgatatGCTCTCACCCCTCAAAAATATAGGGTTTATTCCAAGCCTTGAAATATCATGTATCTGTAATCCCAGTGGCCCAGATCTTATTCTGCACCTACTTTGAATCTTCCTGTTAGGCTGTGGGGGCCCTTTTCTCCCTAggatctcctctctctccccctttcccccttccccctcaaAAAccatgctgctcccaggggtggGACACCCAATAAACCCTCACCTAATCAGCACCCTCAGAAGCCATGTGGAGTCTCCTTGCCTGCACAAGTGAACACACAGCTTAGGGGGCCCCCTGGGGATCCCCCTAAATGAACTGCTACACCAGGGTGCTTGCTGTCCCTGAGGAATTTGGCCTCCCTGCTGCTTGGGCCgatctctctctctgcaaaagCCCCCCAAGaacccaccacagcccagcacagatgCTACAGCTTCTGCCCAGGGCCAAGCCACAGCCCGTGTTTTGGGACAGCACTACAGGTGTGAGACCAGAACCAGGTTTCTCAGCTACTACAGGGCTGGAAGGTGAatcccttgccctgctccctccacctGGGTGTTTCAGGGTTCCAAACCATGCCTCTGGATGGGCTGGAGCCTTGGGTCTGCTCCACCACCACCATTCCCCATGGGGAGCAAAGGGCAGCAggtcctgcctggctgccctcacTTACCCAGGCTGTAACCATGATGAGGAGGGCGAAGAGGCAGGGACCCATCATGTTCCACACCCCTCTTCggtccagctgcagggacatggCAATTAACAGGGTCCCCAAGACAAAAAGGACCTGGAAAAGAGACACCACCACTACTGGCAGGAGCTCACGTGTTgagagagcacagccaggtgtgCCAGAGGCAAGGAGAACCTCTTCTTCTGgcttcccagctctgcatccaCACAAGAGTCAGGAAAAACACCTTCAAGGAGGAGAAACCACagaagccacaaacctttaCCCCAAATCTCAGGGGAAACTTTCAGGCCCAGCCCCTGCAAGCACGCAGGCGCACAAGCCAAAGTGCTGGGACAAAACAAGCCAGGGTAGCAGTGGGTGACAAACAGGCTTTGTCACCCAGCTGTGTCATTAAACACAGAGGTGAGAGGGCTCAGTGTGGTCACTTGTGGCTTGGCTGGGGTCTGGCTGGGCCACATGGGGACACCTGACACTCACGTATTTCAGGATCTTCTTGAGGCGGGCCATGCAGAGGATGGTGACCCAGATGGACACCACGGAGCCCAGGAAGTCGCAGTACTGCAGGGTGTCATAGTCCATGATGCACAGCACGGCCACGCCCGGCTGGTCGCACGCGTGGTAGAACTGCGCCCAAAGGGGACAAAAGCAAAGGTCAGCACggagccagcagcaccacagggctctctgggaaggggaggcaggagagggctCAGCCCACAGGCAGGATCCCTCCTGCAGTGGCTCCAGCAGGCTCCACCAAACCACTGTGGCATTGTGGAAAGAGGGTGAGAGCAggcacccagcagctctgacaggcaggacacagagcaggggcagggccagAGGAgggatgtcacagacatcttttgtgaaaaatcctttccttaggattttttctgctgagaggcctcaggaacaaaatgtcaacaatgattatctgctgctgtggaatgcagcaggtggatctgtgattggtctcatgtggttgttctaattaatggccaatcacagtgagctggctcggactctctgtctgagacacaagcctttgctatcattctttcttttcctattcttagttagccttctgattaaatcctttcttctattcttttagtatagttttaatgtaatatatatcataaaataataaatcaagccttctgaaacatggagtcagatcctcatctctcccctcatcctcagacccctgtgaacaccatcacagaggGACAGCTGACAAGGGGACTGAAGCACCTGCTCTGTGAAGACAGGATGAGAAagttggggctgctcagcctggagaggagaagggtgCATGGAGAACTCACAGCATCTAAAGGGGGCTACAGGGAAGCTGAAGAGGGATTCTTCTCAGGAACTGGAGTGATGGGACAAGGACTAATGGGTACAAATtcaaagaggggaaatttaggttggatttagggagaatttttttactgtgagcaTGGTGAGACACTGAAACAGGTTCCCCAGGGAGGTTGTtgatgccccagccctggaagtattcaaagccaggttggataaGGCCTTGAGCCACCGGGTCTAGTGGGGttgtccctgtccatggaaccaggtgatttttaaggtccattccaaccccttTTAACATTCTTGGATACTACAAGAATGTTAAGGGTTGGAACGAACTTTAACATTAACATTTAACATTCTTGGATACTACAATGTGCCCTTGGAGGTGCCTGTCCAATGATCCCAGGAGCTCCTTGTGGAGCTGCTCCACCAAGGACTCCATTCTggcacagcattcccagagctcagggggaggtgaggggacacagggcagtcCCTACCGTGGAGAAGAACATGGTGTAGGTGTAGACAGAGGCCTCCACCAGGTAGAAGCGATAGACAGCCACTGCAATGGCGGGCAGGAACATGAGGTTGCTCAGGGTGAGCAGCAGCGTGGCCAGGTTCTGTGTGCCCACGGTCTGGGCCTTGCTGTCatctgtgcagctccagccgCCCCAGCCTGCGGACAGAGAGGCTTCTGTGGATCTCCAAGGCCCTGCCTTGTCCTCCCACAGcaaccagcaggagctggggtgcCTGAGAAGGAGCAATCCCACACCCAGACATCCCTGAGCCTCTTCTGCATCAGCCTCTCGTGCTCCTGCTCTCAGAGTGTTTCATTACTTGTCACACACTGTGCTGTGGGAAGCTGGggaagcccagcagagccctgtggccGCCCTGAGGACATTCCCCAGGTTGTCCCTATGTAGCAGAGGCCATCCTACATCCACACTGGTGCTTTCCATCCCTGCAGTAACTCAACACATGTGCTGCTTGCTGGTGGAACATCAAGTACTCAAGGTTCAGAAGCTTCATGTGATGGTATAAGTTGGGTGCAAGATCCCTGAGGAAGCCACTGGGCTCCTCTCCTACCAGCTGTCATAGCAGGGCAGACCCCAAACCAGGTCAAGCTGCTCTGGACCTTCCCCAGATGACTTTTGAAgatctccaaggatggagacctGGAACCTGTGCAAAAACAAACAGCTctgaagggggagaaaaagtgTCTTCTTCAGTTTAGGTGACAATTTCCTTGCTGCAGCCAATGTCTGTGGCCTCTTgccctttccctgtgctcaccctgcagagctggctccaGGGTCCCTGGCACCTCTGGGCAGCACAAAGTGTGACTGGTCCCATAGCAGCTCCTCTTCCACTGCCTGAACAAAcccactgccccagcacatGGTGACATCCAGGGCTGCAAAGAACCCTAATTTCCTAAAGGACAGTGCCTGACACAAAACACAACTCTCACCCCTGACTGGATATCAAAGACTGAGCTGAGGCAATCTCTATGAACACAAATCTgcctcttcttttttaaaattatttaaattattttaattaaagattAAGGTGCCCATGCCATCCTTTTGAAAAAAGGAGGTCAGCCTCAGGGGTATGTGCACGCCCTCCATGGTCAAGAGGCAGAGCTAACAGTGGCATCCATCCCATTCCAGAGTGATTggaagccacagcagcagctctgccctgagtgctggctccctgccaggcagagcccagggaacCTACACtctctgctttatttctggGTCACCAATGTGCAGATGGGGCACTTTGCTCGGGGTGATTCAGCAGAAAGCTGTCCTCAGCCTGATTCTCCAGTTCCCTTCAGGTGCTCTGTGCTTCCCAGAACCTGGCAGCCCTCGGGGAAATTGGGATGCTGctctccatctccctgctcacccatcagcagctctgcagcagggaggccCTGGCTcaggcccagggcagcagggaacCACATTTTGCCTTGTCCTTCTGCTGAGAACAGGTGCACAGACCCACCCAAGCACGGCAGAGCTCTCCTTCCCTCCACCACAGACTTCCCAGGCCATTAAGATAATGAGGAGCTGACACAGATATTCCTCCTCCAGGGGCACCTCTGAGTCTCAGGCTCTTGGCAAGAGACACAGGGACTGCATCTCATCACATCTAGTACCAGGAGCCCACACAGGCATTTCAGGCACCCTGATCTCTCTGGAGATGcccaccagcactgctccaagccctggggGGCTCCAAGCTGTCctcatcccattccccatcACCCCTGGGCGCTTCCCAGAGCTTCCCTTCCCCGGGCACTGTGAcactgccaccacagcagaCCCCAGGCTCCCCCACCCCAACCGCACGCCCTgacctgtgctgtgcccccgGGGAGGGTGGCAGAGCTTCCCAGGAGCGGGCACTCACCGGCCTTGCAGCTGCAGCCGGCGTAGAGGAAGCCGTGCCTGCGCAGGAGGCTGCACTGCCCGTAGGGGCCGCAGTCGTTGAAGCAGGGGGTGAGGTAGGCGAACACCGACACTCTGCCTTCAGCACCGGCACAGCCCCTGCAAGGACAGCACGTCCCcttgctgccacagccctggggacagccccctccctgctccccacggCCAGGCcgtgctcctgcctgcagctccctggtaTTCTGGgatctgctccatccctgagagagccaggagcagagcctgcccctCGCCCCCTGGGCTGCCAAACTGATGTGCAGGGGGGTGGCAGCTGTCCCCAGACCCCCCTGGCCTGCCCCCTCACCCCCTGGGCTGCCAAATTGACCTCCAGGGGGGTGGCAGCTGTCCCCAGACCCCATGGCAGTGCCCATGACTGTCCTCAGGACCAGTGTCACCAGTGCTGTTTAGCATCGTGCACTTGGCTCCTTACACAGGAGACCAGCAGGAAGGCAAACTGCAGGAATTCTGCACCTTAGGGACCTCCCAGGAGGGCAACAGCAGCGATTATTTCCCAATTCATCACCTCTGAAtgcacctggggaaggggaagcTCCCCTAGGCAGGCTCTGCCATCTGCAgtgtgtgtgagctgtgccagctcagcaTCAAACGAGCTGCAGGGTGCTCACAAGGGAGCAGGGCCACCaactccctgccctctgcagccacagggcgATGCCACCAGCTGAGAGGAGCCCACAGCCCAAACAGGGGGTCAGGTTTGCTCACACAAGGGCAGTGGGAGGCATGAGGTGACATCCAGACtcacccctgtgccctggggcagaggagctgcagggacaggaaccAGTCATCGGTCTGTGGGTACAGGACAATCAGCGTGGCTTCTGCAGAGGACGTGCTCACACTCAGAGGGTAGCCCTGggagaaagctgagaaaaaGGAGGGTGCTGTGAtgtgccagggcttggggaGAAGGGCCCACAGCAATGCCAGGCTGAGACTGACCACACAGGAATCAGCTGCCTCCTGTGGCTCCTTGCTCCCATGCTCAGGAGGCACCAGGGGCATGGAGAGCACCCCTGCTCTCAAGACTCTTTTTCTTGAGATCTCAGTTTTTATCTCATCTCAG
Encoded here:
- the MRPL28 gene encoding large ribosomal subunit protein bL28m, translating into MPLHRFPPRLWAAMRMREGICARLPQHYLASLQDDTPPTPVHWEPHGLRYRRNPRTGQRERVQDVPVPVYFPPAANEGLWGGEGWVRGFRYARNDKLSTRLPKTWKPQLFKRQFYSEILDATLTITVTMRTLDLIDAAFGFDFYILKTPRADMCSKLGMDLKRTMLLRLARRDPALHPDDPARREAIYDKYKEFVIPEEEAEWVGLSLEEAIEKQRLLEKKDPVPLFKVYAEELVSQLREQQQAVQKQ